In Acidaminococcus fermentans DSM 20731, one genomic interval encodes:
- a CDS encoding 3-isopropylmalate dehydratase small subunit, giving the protein MSKVWRYGDHVDTDVIIPARYLNISDFKELSEHAMEDIDTTFAPNVKPGDIIVAGRNFGCGSSREHAPIVIQQKGVACIIAESFARIFYRNAINIGLPVLEIGEEAKKIQAGDQVEVDFDKGEIRVVNKGLVIKTHPLPAFVRKIAEAGGLINYVKGVHA; this is encoded by the coding sequence ATGAGTAAAGTATGGCGTTATGGAGACCATGTGGATACGGATGTGATCATCCCCGCCCGCTATCTGAACATCTCCGATTTCAAGGAACTGAGTGAACATGCCATGGAAGACATCGACACCACCTTTGCCCCCAATGTGAAGCCCGGGGACATCATTGTGGCCGGCCGGAACTTCGGCTGCGGGTCTTCCCGGGAACATGCCCCCATTGTCATCCAGCAGAAGGGGGTGGCCTGCATCATTGCGGAAAGTTTTGCCCGTATCTTCTACCGGAATGCCATCAATATCGGGTTGCCGGTACTGGAAATCGGGGAAGAAGCCAAAAAGATCCAGGCCGGGGACCAGGTGGAAGTGGATTTTGACAAGGGCGAGATCCGTGTGGTGAACAAGGGCCTGGTGATCAAGACCCATCCTCTGCCGGCCTTCGTCCGGAAAATCGCCGAAGCCGGCGGTCTCATCAACTATGTGAAAGGAGTCCATGCCTGA
- the leuB gene encoding 3-isopropylmalate dehydrogenase encodes MKVTVLAGDGIGPEITDAALVVLKKTADVFGLDISYDHKLMGGCAYDRFGTPLPEETIASAKAADGVLLGAVGGPKWDHIEDVTKRPEKGLLGIRKALGLYCNLRPVQVRPYMAHLSPLKTERVEGADLVIVRELTGGIYFGEHREAALVDGVETASDVEKYTRPEVERIAVKAFEAARLRRGKVTSVDKANVLGASRMWRKIVEEIHDAHYPDVELNHFYVDNCAMQLVLNPKQFDVILTNNIFGDILSDEASTIAGSIGLLPSASLGDGTGLYEPIHGSAPDIAGKDIANPLGTILSAAMLLRYSLYQEEAARAIERAVDDVMKAGYRTPDLAGEGLTTVGTKKMGQLVAEAVRK; translated from the coding sequence ATGAAAGTCACTGTATTGGCCGGGGACGGCATCGGTCCTGAGATCACCGATGCGGCTCTGGTTGTTTTGAAGAAAACTGCGGACGTGTTCGGACTGGACATTTCCTATGACCACAAACTCATGGGGGGCTGTGCCTACGACCGGTTCGGCACCCCCCTGCCGGAAGAAACCATCGCCAGCGCCAAGGCTGCTGACGGGGTGCTGCTGGGGGCCGTGGGAGGCCCCAAATGGGATCACATCGAAGACGTGACCAAACGGCCGGAAAAGGGCCTCCTGGGTATCCGGAAGGCCCTGGGACTCTACTGCAACCTGCGGCCGGTCCAGGTGCGGCCCTACATGGCCCATCTGTCCCCCCTGAAGACGGAACGGGTGGAAGGGGCCGATCTGGTCATCGTCCGGGAACTCACCGGGGGCATCTATTTCGGGGAACACCGGGAAGCGGCTCTGGTGGACGGGGTGGAAACCGCCTCTGACGTGGAAAAATACACCCGTCCGGAAGTGGAACGGATCGCTGTCAAGGCCTTTGAAGCCGCCCGGCTGCGCCGGGGAAAGGTGACCAGCGTGGACAAGGCCAATGTGCTGGGGGCCTCCCGGATGTGGCGGAAAATTGTGGAGGAAATCCACGATGCCCACTATCCTGATGTGGAACTGAACCATTTCTACGTGGACAACTGTGCCATGCAGCTGGTGCTGAACCCGAAACAGTTCGATGTGATCCTCACCAACAATATTTTCGGGGACATCCTGAGCGACGAAGCCTCCACCATTGCCGGCAGCATCGGGCTCCTGCCCTCTGCCAGCCTGGGGGACGGCACCGGGCTCTATGAACCCATCCATGGCAGCGCTCCGGACATTGCCGGGAAGGATATCGCCAATCCTCTGGGGACCATCCTGTCCGCCGCCATGCTGCTCCGGTATTCCCTCTATCAGGAAGAAGCCGCCCGGGCCATTGAAAGGGCCGTGGACGATGTAATGAAGGCCGGGTACCGGACACCGGATCTGGCCGGGGAAGGCCTGACCACTGTAGGCACAAAGAAAATGGGCCAGCTGGTGGCAGAAGCGGTGAGAAAATAA
- a CDS encoding DNA-3-methyladenine glycosylase I codes for MTQWADGKQRCFWANPGNPRYIRYHDEEWGRPVHEDRKLFEMLLLETFQAGLSWECVLNKREGFRRAFDGFDPEIIAGYTEEKLEALGQDPAIIRNRLKIRAAVTNARVFLAIRREWSTFDRYLWHWTEGKTLRETDLTHSPLSDAISKDLKKWGMKFVGTIVIYSLLQAVGIIWSHEKGCFLEREKGK; via the coding sequence ATGACCCAATGGGCGGACGGGAAACAGCGGTGCTTCTGGGCCAACCCCGGCAATCCCCGGTACATCCGCTACCATGATGAAGAATGGGGACGGCCGGTCCATGAAGACCGGAAACTGTTTGAAATGCTGCTGCTGGAAACCTTCCAGGCCGGGCTTTCCTGGGAATGTGTGCTGAACAAGCGGGAAGGGTTCCGCCGGGCCTTTGACGGGTTCGATCCGGAAATCATCGCCGGCTATACGGAAGAAAAACTGGAGGCTCTGGGCCAGGATCCTGCCATTATCCGGAACCGGCTGAAGATCCGGGCGGCGGTGACCAACGCCCGGGTGTTCCTGGCCATACGCCGGGAATGGAGCACTTTCGACCGGTATCTGTGGCACTGGACAGAGGGAAAGACCCTCCGGGAAACTGATCTCACCCATTCGCCCCTGTCCGATGCAATTTCCAAAGACCTGAAGAAATGGGGCATGAAATTCGTGGGCACCATAGTAATCTATTCCCTGCTCCAGGCCGTGGGCATCATCTGGAGCCACGAAAAGGGATGTTTTTTGGAGCGGGAAAAAGGGAAATGA
- the ilvN gene encoding acetolactate synthase small subunit, which translates to MIRQHLAILADNKPGVLTHVAGLISRRAINIEFINAGYTEERDVTRINIVVSVEDRYELDQAIKQLAKLIDVIKVVNLDDAPFVSYELAMIKVSAPTPQVREEVASLAELFHAKVVDVQKKSLVLRLTGREDHIDALLEVLEDYEIIEIARTGQISLSRGLVPVKKM; encoded by the coding sequence ATGATCCGACAGCATCTGGCCATCCTGGCCGACAACAAACCCGGGGTCCTGACCCATGTAGCCGGACTGATCAGCCGCCGGGCCATCAACATCGAGTTCATCAATGCCGGCTACACGGAAGAACGGGACGTGACCCGGATCAACATCGTGGTATCGGTGGAAGACCGGTATGAGCTGGACCAGGCCATCAAACAGCTGGCCAAGCTCATCGATGTGATCAAGGTGGTGAACCTGGACGACGCGCCCTTTGTCAGCTACGAACTGGCCATGATCAAGGTCAGCGCCCCCACCCCCCAGGTGCGGGAAGAAGTGGCCAGCCTGGCGGAACTGTTCCACGCCAAGGTGGTGGACGTGCAGAAAAAATCCCTGGTGCTCCGGCTCACCGGCCGGGAGGACCATATCGATGCCCTGCTGGAAGTCCTGGAGGACTACGAAATCATCGAAATCGCCCGGACCGGGCAGATTTCCCTGAGCCGGGGGCTGGTGCCGGTGAAGAAGATGTAG
- the ilvB gene encoding biosynthetic-type acetolactate synthase large subunit, whose product MKITGAEAVIESLRKEQVQVVFGYPGGAVLSLYDALYRMKFPHILTGHEQGAVHAADGYARATGQVGVCFATSGPGVCNMVTGIATANMDSIPLVVISGQVATPLIGRDSFQEADISGITTPITKHNYLVKRVQDLPRVLKEAFYIARSGRPGPVLVDVAKDVFDTPFDYEYPETVSLRGYQPLQEGREAEVSAALAALRQARRPLLMVGGGVVLSDTAEPLRQIVRDASLPVVYTLMGKGAIPDDWEENLGMAGMHGTWTANMAITQCDLLLTVGARFDDRVTGSVANFAPKARIVHFDIDQVEINKIVHADLSVNGDLRWSLPAFRKQLEASPIPAVQTVTWRQELQEMKAGHPAGTRPSSEKGLSPQVVLEETAKKAGPEALVATDVGQHQMWAAQFYPVSQPHHFITSGGLGTMGYGLPAALGAQLGEPDKPVVLITGDGSIMMNCQEFATLHKYGIAVKTVVLRNNTLGMVHQWQGMFYKGHFAESDLTANPSIAGVARSMGVPAWTVEKEEELPAALDRLFAQEGPALLEVTIPPDENVYPMVPGGKKLDEMVTGGDNA is encoded by the coding sequence ATGAAGATCACCGGTGCAGAAGCCGTCATCGAAAGTTTGCGAAAGGAACAGGTCCAGGTTGTCTTCGGATACCCTGGAGGAGCCGTACTGAGCCTGTATGATGCTCTGTACCGGATGAAGTTCCCCCATATCCTCACCGGCCATGAACAGGGCGCCGTCCATGCAGCGGACGGCTATGCCCGGGCCACGGGACAGGTGGGCGTCTGTTTTGCCACCAGCGGCCCCGGGGTCTGCAACATGGTCACTGGCATTGCCACCGCCAACATGGATTCCATTCCCCTGGTGGTGATCAGCGGCCAGGTGGCCACCCCTCTGATCGGCCGGGATTCCTTCCAGGAAGCGGATATTTCCGGCATCACCACCCCCATCACCAAGCACAATTACCTGGTGAAGAGAGTCCAGGATCTGCCCCGGGTACTGAAGGAAGCCTTCTACATCGCCCGGAGCGGCCGTCCCGGGCCAGTGCTGGTGGACGTGGCCAAGGACGTGTTCGACACCCCCTTTGACTACGAGTATCCGGAAACCGTATCCCTGCGGGGCTATCAGCCCCTCCAGGAAGGCCGGGAAGCGGAAGTGTCCGCCGCCCTGGCGGCCCTCCGCCAGGCCCGCCGTCCCCTGCTGATGGTGGGGGGCGGGGTGGTTCTGTCCGATACAGCGGAACCTCTGCGGCAGATTGTCCGGGATGCCAGCCTGCCGGTGGTGTACACCCTCATGGGCAAAGGGGCCATCCCCGATGACTGGGAGGAAAACCTGGGCATGGCCGGGATGCACGGCACCTGGACCGCCAACATGGCCATCACCCAGTGTGATCTGCTGCTGACCGTAGGGGCCCGGTTCGACGACCGGGTCACCGGGTCCGTAGCCAATTTCGCTCCCAAAGCCCGGATCGTCCATTTCGACATCGACCAGGTGGAGATCAACAAGATCGTCCACGCGGACCTGAGTGTCAACGGGGATCTCCGCTGGTCCCTGCCGGCCTTCCGGAAACAGCTGGAAGCCAGTCCCATTCCGGCGGTCCAGACCGTCACCTGGCGCCAGGAGCTCCAGGAAATGAAAGCCGGTCACCCGGCCGGGACCCGTCCTTCTTCGGAAAAAGGCCTGTCTCCCCAGGTGGTGCTGGAAGAGACAGCGAAGAAAGCCGGTCCGGAAGCCCTGGTGGCTACGGATGTGGGCCAGCACCAGATGTGGGCGGCCCAGTTCTATCCGGTTTCCCAGCCCCATCATTTCATCACCTCCGGCGGTCTGGGCACCATGGGCTACGGCCTGCCCGCCGCCCTGGGGGCCCAGCTGGGCGAACCGGACAAACCGGTGGTACTGATCACCGGGGACGGCAGCATCATGATGAACTGCCAGGAATTTGCCACCCTTCACAAATACGGCATCGCCGTCAAGACCGTGGTCCTGCGGAACAACACCCTGGGCATGGTCCATCAGTGGCAGGGGATGTTCTACAAAGGGCATTTTGCCGAATCCGACCTGACCGCCAACCCGTCCATTGCCGGCGTAGCCCGGTCCATGGGGGTTCCGGCCTGGACGGTGGAAAAAGAAGAAGAGCTGCCGGCAGCCCTGGACAGACTCTTTGCCCAGGAAGGACCGGCGCTCCTGGAAGTGACCATCCCGCCGGACGAAAATGTCTATCCCATGGTCCCTGGCGGAAAGAAACTGGATGAAATGGTAACGGGAGGCGACAACGCATGA
- the ilvC gene encoding ketol-acid reductoisomerase — translation MAKVFYDKDVNWSVLKDKTVAIIGYGSQGHAHALNLKESGVNVVVGLYKGSKSADVARAAGLEVKTVAEAVAAADVTMVLIPDEKQADVYKAEIAPNLKSGSALAFAHGFNIHFKQIVPPADVDVFMVAPKGPGHLVRRTFVEGGGVPDVFAVEQDATGKCFDLALAYARGIGGTRAGVIQTTFQEETETDLFGEQAVLCGGICQLITNGFETLCEAGYQPEIAYFETFHEMKLIVDLMYEGGMAKMRKSISDTAEYGDYTAGPKVVTQDSKAAMKQVLSDIQDGTFAKDWLLENRAGGRAHFLAMRRQHAEHPIEKVGEKLRSMMPWLHENDKNE, via the coding sequence ATGGCAAAAGTATTTTATGACAAGGACGTTAACTGGAGCGTACTGAAGGACAAAACGGTGGCCATCATCGGCTACGGCAGCCAGGGCCATGCCCATGCCCTGAACCTGAAAGAAAGCGGTGTCAATGTGGTGGTTGGCCTGTACAAAGGCAGCAAATCCGCCGATGTGGCCCGTGCCGCCGGCCTGGAAGTGAAGACCGTTGCGGAAGCAGTAGCTGCCGCTGATGTGACCATGGTCCTGATTCCGGATGAAAAACAGGCTGATGTGTACAAAGCCGAAATCGCTCCCAACCTGAAGAGCGGCAGCGCCCTGGCTTTTGCCCATGGATTCAACATCCATTTTAAACAGATCGTCCCTCCTGCCGATGTGGACGTGTTCATGGTCGCCCCCAAAGGCCCGGGCCATCTGGTCCGCCGGACTTTCGTGGAAGGCGGCGGCGTGCCTGACGTATTCGCCGTGGAACAGGATGCCACCGGCAAATGCTTCGACCTGGCCCTGGCCTATGCCAGAGGCATCGGCGGCACCCGTGCCGGGGTCATCCAGACCACCTTCCAGGAAGAAACCGAAACCGACCTGTTCGGGGAACAGGCTGTACTGTGCGGCGGCATCTGCCAGCTGATCACCAACGGGTTCGAAACCCTGTGCGAAGCCGGCTACCAGCCTGAAATCGCCTACTTCGAAACCTTCCATGAAATGAAACTGATCGTGGACCTGATGTACGAAGGCGGCATGGCCAAAATGCGGAAATCCATCTCCGACACTGCTGAATACGGCGACTACACCGCTGGCCCGAAAGTGGTGACCCAGGATTCCAAAGCTGCCATGAAGCAGGTCCTGAGCGACATCCAGGACGGCACCTTCGCCAAAGACTGGCTGTTGGAAAACCGCGCCGGCGGACGGGCCCACTTCCTGGCCATGCGCCGTCAGCATGCCGAACATCCCATCGAAAAAGTCGGGGAAAAACTGCGCAGCATGATGCCCTGGCTGCATGAAAACGACAAAAACGAGTAA
- a CDS encoding response regulator transcription factor encodes MEKILIVEDDLDIAELERDYLEANGFAVAIAGDGLAGEKAALDEKVDLVLLDIMLPGMDGFQVCRRIREKRNIPILLVSARQEDVDKIRGLGLGADDYIVKPFSPGELVARVKAHLQRYRQLTGQHSGDQLLRRKDLTIDRKGHHVYLKGKEIAMPNKEFSLLLFLAENPGVVFSKETLFERIWGEDSLGDTATVSVHVNRIREKIEPSTAKPEYIETVWGVGYRFRK; translated from the coding sequence ATGGAAAAAATCCTGATCGTGGAAGATGACCTGGATATTGCCGAACTGGAACGGGATTATCTGGAAGCCAACGGGTTTGCGGTGGCCATTGCCGGAGACGGCCTGGCCGGAGAAAAGGCGGCCCTGGATGAAAAAGTGGACCTGGTGCTCCTGGACATTATGCTGCCTGGGATGGACGGATTCCAGGTCTGCCGGCGGATCCGGGAAAAGCGGAACATCCCCATCCTGCTGGTATCCGCCCGACAGGAGGACGTGGACAAAATCCGGGGTCTGGGTCTGGGAGCCGATGACTACATCGTCAAGCCCTTCAGCCCCGGGGAACTGGTAGCCCGGGTCAAGGCCCATCTCCAGCGGTACCGGCAGCTCACCGGGCAGCATTCCGGGGACCAGCTGCTCCGGCGGAAAGACCTGACCATCGACCGGAAAGGCCATCATGTGTACCTGAAGGGAAAAGAGATCGCCATGCCCAACAAGGAATTTTCTCTGCTCCTGTTCCTTGCCGAAAACCCCGGTGTGGTCTTCAGCAAGGAAACCCTGTTCGAACGGATCTGGGGAGAGGATTCCCTGGGAGATACCGCCACCGTATCCGTCCACGTGAACCGGATCCGGGAAAAGATCGAACCCTCCACCGCCAAACCGGAATACATTGAAACCGTCTGGGGCGTGGGGTACCGGTTCCGGAAATGA
- a CDS encoding HAMP domain-containing sensor histidine kinase: MRWKDLPIRKRLLAANYLMILMPVLCFALLSLGIFWIFGLENLNRSSIISFIWPESGPNLTIQFELTRLRVRSDHFEPDNPHPLMRVTEHLEDQGLRVVLEQHGHPFYTTKGQQPDEIRTTALQQVPEGQGGISWGKKGLAFHYRSLQTGVEAWVTGPDPLVEGDDLFTLHSKELFKGSFIGAFLLVLLAAALVGLLLSRLMARQLLKPLGKLRRVAAQVSRGDLDTPIRADSRDEIGDTLRAFEKSRLELCRARQKREQDERSRKEMLAGIAHDLATPLTKIQGYAAGIQDGIADTPEKRQRYLQKILETTENMAKLNQTLFLFSKLDLDQVPFHWETVDLCSWMRDYVEKQREHWEQNGLHLTFSTALTAAPIRMDRDQFARVLENLLGNSWKYKTEKAGTLAIALKPQGKNQVRLELADDGPGVAPEQLDRIFESFYRTDRARSHVSAGSGLGLAVVRKITTTMKGTIRAEANQPHGLKICMTFPLEEDLNNGKNPDRGR; the protein is encoded by the coding sequence ATGCGCTGGAAAGATCTGCCCATCCGGAAGCGGCTGCTGGCCGCCAACTATCTGATGATCCTGATGCCCGTCCTCTGTTTCGCCCTGCTCAGTCTGGGGATTTTCTGGATCTTCGGTCTGGAAAATCTGAACCGCAGCAGCATCATTTCCTTTATCTGGCCGGAAAGCGGCCCCAATCTGACCATCCAGTTCGAACTGACCCGGCTCCGGGTCCGGTCCGACCATTTCGAACCGGACAATCCCCATCCCCTGATGCGGGTCACCGAACATCTGGAAGACCAGGGGCTCCGGGTAGTGCTGGAACAGCATGGTCATCCCTTCTATACAACAAAGGGACAGCAGCCGGACGAAATCCGCACCACTGCTCTCCAGCAGGTGCCGGAAGGCCAGGGAGGCATCAGCTGGGGCAAGAAGGGCCTGGCTTTCCATTACCGCTCCCTCCAGACGGGGGTGGAGGCCTGGGTCACGGGACCGGACCCGCTGGTAGAGGGGGATGACCTGTTCACCCTCCATTCCAAAGAACTGTTCAAAGGCAGTTTCATCGGCGCCTTCCTCCTGGTGCTGCTGGCCGCCGCCCTGGTGGGCCTGCTCCTCAGCCGGCTCATGGCCCGGCAGCTGCTGAAGCCCCTGGGAAAACTGCGCCGGGTTGCGGCCCAGGTGAGCCGGGGGGACCTGGATACCCCCATCCGGGCGGACAGCCGGGATGAAATCGGGGACACCCTCCGGGCCTTTGAAAAAAGCCGTCTGGAACTGTGCCGGGCCCGGCAGAAACGGGAGCAGGATGAACGAAGCCGGAAGGAAATGCTGGCCGGCATCGCCCATGACCTGGCCACCCCCCTGACCAAGATCCAGGGCTATGCGGCGGGAATCCAGGACGGCATTGCGGATACCCCGGAAAAGCGGCAGCGCTATCTCCAGAAGATCCTGGAAACCACGGAGAACATGGCCAAACTGAACCAGACCCTGTTCCTGTTTTCCAAACTGGATCTGGACCAGGTCCCCTTCCACTGGGAAACGGTGGATCTGTGTTCCTGGATGAGGGATTATGTGGAAAAACAGCGGGAGCACTGGGAGCAGAACGGCCTCCATCTCACCTTTTCCACCGCCCTCACAGCAGCCCCCATCCGGATGGACCGGGACCAGTTTGCCCGGGTGCTGGAGAACCTGCTGGGCAACAGCTGGAAATACAAAACGGAGAAAGCCGGTACCTTGGCCATCGCCCTGAAGCCCCAGGGAAAAAACCAGGTCCGGCTGGAACTGGCAGATGACGGTCCCGGCGTGGCTCCGGAGCAGCTGGACCGGATCTTCGAAAGTTTTTACCGGACGGACCGGGCCCGAAGCCATGTGTCCGCCGGCAGCGGCCTGGGACTGGCGGTGGTCCGGAAAATCACCACCACCATGAAGGGGACCATCCGGGCGGAAGCCAACCAACCCCATGGACTGAAAATCTGCATGACATTTCCTTTGGAGGAGGACCTGAACAATGGAAAAAATCCTGATCGTGGAAGATGA